A single Luteitalea sp. DNA region contains:
- a CDS encoding methyltransferase domain-containing protein has protein sequence MASQPNSASLGMTSSGQPESDQGAIARAAPVGTAGDRMLLGLLRRYIEDAPVNLALGDLVYGPASSEPIATIQIRNRATLIRLLTRPSLEFGEAYMWGNLEVAGDLVTALEALYRVTSGAKRWRDHLAPWLDRSHGLNTARHNIHHHYDIGNDFYRLWLDDQLVYTCAYFPHARASLEEAQRVKMEYICRKLRLQPGETVVEAGCGWGALARHMARHHGARVRAFNISHEQIAYARAQARAEGLANRVEFIEDDYRHITGRYDAFVSVGMLEHVGLECYQMLGQTIDRVLDPNGRGFLHFIGRNHPAPLNAWIRKRIFPGGYPPTLPQVVGRILAPFDLSVLDIENLRLHYARTLHHWRRRFEAATDRVKTMFDEPFARAWQLYLAGSEAAFTTGTMQLFQVLFARGATNRVPLTRNHLYEGPL, from the coding sequence ATGGCTTCGCAACCCAACAGCGCTTCACTGGGTATGACCTCGTCGGGCCAGCCGGAATCGGATCAGGGAGCGATTGCTCGCGCCGCGCCGGTTGGCACGGCGGGAGACCGAATGCTCCTTGGTCTTCTTCGCCGATACATCGAGGACGCGCCGGTCAACCTGGCCCTCGGCGATCTGGTGTACGGCCCAGCATCGAGCGAGCCCATCGCGACGATTCAGATACGCAATCGCGCGACGCTGATCCGCTTGCTCACCCGTCCCTCTCTCGAGTTCGGCGAGGCGTACATGTGGGGCAACCTCGAGGTCGCCGGCGACCTCGTCACGGCACTCGAAGCGCTCTACCGGGTCACCTCCGGCGCCAAGCGGTGGCGGGATCACCTCGCGCCCTGGCTGGACCGATCGCACGGCCTCAATACGGCGCGCCACAACATCCACCACCACTACGACATCGGCAACGACTTCTACCGGCTGTGGTTGGATGATCAGCTCGTCTACACCTGCGCGTACTTTCCCCATGCTCGCGCCTCGCTCGAAGAGGCGCAACGGGTCAAGATGGAGTACATCTGCCGGAAGCTGCGGCTGCAACCGGGAGAAACGGTCGTGGAGGCCGGCTGCGGTTGGGGAGCGTTGGCCCGGCACATGGCACGCCACCATGGTGCGCGTGTGCGGGCGTTCAACATCTCACACGAGCAAATTGCGTACGCGCGCGCGCAGGCGCGGGCCGAAGGCTTGGCCAATCGGGTCGAGTTCATCGAAGACGACTACCGGCACATCACCGGTCGCTACGATGCCTTCGTCTCGGTCGGAATGCTCGAGCACGTGGGTCTCGAGTGCTACCAAATGCTCGGCCAGACGATCGATCGCGTGCTCGATCCGAATGGCCGCGGCTTCCTGCACTTCATCGGGCGCAATCATCCGGCGCCGCTCAACGCCTGGATCCGCAAGCGCATCTTCCCAGGCGGATACCCGCCCACGTTGCCGCAGGTCGTCGGACGCATCCTCGCGCCGTTCGACTTATCGGTCCTCGATATCGAGAACCTGCGCTTGCACTACGCTCGTACGCTGCACCATTGGCGACGCCGGTTCGAAGCGGCGACCGACCGGGTCAAGACGATGTTCGATGAGCCCTTTGCGCGGGCGTGGCAGTTGTATTTGGCCGGGTCGGAGGCCGCGTTCACGACGGGCACGATGCAGCTCTTTCAGGTGCTCTTCGCGCGCGGCGCGACGAACCGGGTGCCTTTGACGCGCAATCACCTGTACGAGGGGCCGCTGTGA
- a CDS encoding FAD-dependent oxidoreductase encodes MTSADVLVIGGGPAGSSCAWKLRQAGVDVLVLDRAVFPRDKVCAGWITPAVADALDLDVRDYRRSRTFQPITAFRTGLMGGALVDTSYDAPVSFGILRREFDHYLLERSGARLALDVHVNRIEHTAAGWVVNDEYAAPMLVGAGGHFCPVARRLNGPRREEPVVVANEVEFLLSAAQMSVCRIAPEAPELYFCSDLAGYGWCFRKERVLNVGIGRQDRRRLSEHLQRFVAQLQHAGRLPGDLPDGWRGHAYLLYDSSPRTIVADNALLIGDAAGLAYTQSGEGIRPAVESGLLAAQAIAGNRRSDGLAAYQAAVQARFGRRGPTGNHTTSIGGLLPRAAITAAGRRLLGTRWFSRHVVLDRWFLHRNESSLRFTANASRAAAVEAASTMDPM; translated from the coding sequence GTGACGTCGGCAGATGTGCTGGTCATCGGCGGTGGCCCGGCGGGCTCGAGCTGTGCCTGGAAGCTGCGTCAGGCGGGCGTCGACGTGCTGGTGCTGGACCGTGCAGTGTTCCCTCGCGACAAAGTCTGCGCCGGCTGGATCACACCGGCGGTGGCGGACGCGCTGGATCTCGACGTCCGGGACTATCGGCGCTCGCGGACGTTTCAACCGATTACCGCCTTTCGAACGGGGCTCATGGGCGGTGCGCTCGTCGACACCTCGTACGATGCCCCGGTCAGCTTCGGCATCCTCAGACGAGAGTTCGATCACTATCTGCTCGAGCGATCGGGAGCACGTCTGGCGCTCGACGTCCATGTGAATCGGATCGAGCACACGGCAGCAGGCTGGGTCGTGAACGACGAATACGCCGCACCGATGCTCGTCGGCGCCGGCGGCCATTTTTGTCCAGTGGCTCGTCGCTTGAACGGCCCACGCCGCGAGGAGCCGGTAGTCGTGGCCAACGAGGTGGAGTTCCTGCTATCAGCGGCCCAGATGAGCGTCTGCCGCATCGCACCCGAGGCTCCCGAGCTCTACTTTTGCTCGGACCTCGCCGGCTATGGCTGGTGTTTTCGAAAGGAACGAGTCCTGAACGTGGGCATCGGGCGGCAGGATCGCCGCCGGCTCTCCGAGCATCTGCAGCGGTTCGTCGCGCAATTGCAGCACGCGGGCCGCCTGCCGGGGGATCTGCCAGATGGGTGGCGGGGTCACGCCTACCTGCTCTACGACTCCTCACCCCGCACGATAGTCGCCGATAACGCCCTCTTGATCGGCGATGCCGCCGGTCTTGCCTACACACAAAGCGGGGAGGGCATTCGCCCGGCCGTCGAATCCGGTCTGCTGGCGGCGCAGGCCATTGCGGGCAATCGGCGATCGGACGGGCTCGCCGCATATCAAGCCGCCGTGCAGGCACGCTTTGGGCGCCGCGGGCCGACAGGCAATCACACGACGTCGATAGGTGGTCTGCTGCCGCGTGCCGCGATCACGGCAGCGGGACGCCGACTACTCGGGACCCGCTGGTTCTCGCGTCACGTCGTCCTCGACCGGTGGTTTCTCCACAGGAACGAATCCTCCCTTCGGTTCACGGCGAACGCTTCGCGCGCTGCTGCGGTCGAAGCCGCATCGACGATGGACCCGATGTAA
- a CDS encoding sugar phosphate isomerase/epimerase → MRDSWCFVRLLAVLIAGLAGWPGVIAAQSLNARDGSDQAPRLWLVQNLWGFRQWPAVEQEWSVDEQLEKLRQTEFDAFDVALPDDAAEPGVIAHWRALAAKYGLGIGVEAFPERVEDLDAALPFIKGVQAPYVDLHVGGYFMAEGDAEALLRSLVERCKSEGIPMMTQTHRGRVTQDLLRTVRYANAIPDLRFALDVSHYVVAGELTGELSPEARGAFDVLVRRTAMLDGRVSNGEQVQIDIGSGGDTPHAKRFAALWKQAMIAWLQSAVPGDLFIFRVELGPPDYAIRDLSGREISDRWAQALVIRDLAERLWNEAVRETGKGELHASGARGGDR, encoded by the coding sequence GTGCGTGATTCTTGGTGCTTCGTGCGGTTGTTGGCAGTGCTCATTGCAGGGCTGGCAGGGTGGCCCGGTGTCATCGCCGCGCAGTCGCTGAACGCGCGTGACGGATCCGATCAGGCACCGCGGTTGTGGTTGGTTCAGAACCTATGGGGCTTTCGGCAGTGGCCGGCGGTCGAGCAGGAGTGGTCCGTCGACGAGCAGCTCGAAAAGCTTCGGCAGACCGAGTTCGACGCTTTCGACGTCGCCCTCCCAGACGACGCGGCAGAGCCGGGTGTCATTGCCCACTGGCGTGCCCTGGCGGCGAAGTATGGCCTCGGCATCGGCGTTGAGGCGTTTCCCGAGCGCGTGGAGGATCTCGATGCGGCTCTCCCTTTCATCAAGGGTGTCCAGGCGCCGTACGTCGACCTCCATGTTGGTGGTTACTTCATGGCCGAGGGTGATGCCGAAGCGCTCCTGCGCAGCCTCGTCGAGCGCTGCAAGAGTGAGGGCATCCCCATGATGACACAAACGCATCGCGGCCGCGTCACGCAAGATCTGCTGCGCACGGTGCGCTACGCCAACGCAATTCCGGATCTTCGCTTCGCGTTGGACGTGTCGCACTATGTGGTTGCCGGCGAGCTCACCGGTGAGCTGTCACCGGAGGCGCGCGGCGCGTTCGACGTGCTCGTGAGGCGTACGGCGATGCTCGACGGCCGCGTATCGAACGGCGAACAGGTACAGATCGACATCGGCTCGGGCGGCGACACGCCGCACGCGAAGCGGTTTGCCGCACTGTGGAAGCAAGCGATGATTGCCTGGCTGCAAAGCGCGGTGCCAGGCGACCTCTTCATCTTCCGGGTGGAGCTCGGACCGCCGGACTACGCGATCCGGGATCTCTCGGGCCGCGAGATTTCCGACCGCTGGGCGCAGGCGCTCGTCATTCGTGACCTCGCGGAGCGACTGTGGAATGAAGCGGTGCGGGAGACGGGCAAGGGTGAGCTGCACGCATCGGGTGCGCGCGGCGGTGACAGGTGA